In a genomic window of Gambusia affinis linkage group LG04, SWU_Gaff_1.0, whole genome shotgun sequence:
- the smarca5 gene encoding SWI/SNF-related matrix-associated actin-dependent regulator of chromatin subfamily A member 5, translating to MSESENCVEQREEPTEVEEAGGAEEKSDSSDAGKESSSEGGADAQDASSSSSSKTKESTPGYEEKVQTDRTNRFEYLLKQTELFAHFIQPAAQKTPTSPLKMKPGRPRIKKDEKQNLLSAGDNRHRRTEQEEDEELLNESTKTTNVCTRFDESPSYVKTGKMRDYQVRGLNWLISLYENGINGILADEMGLGKTLQTIALLGYMKHYRNIPGPHMVLVPKSTLYNWMNEFKRWVPSLRAVCLIGDRDQRTALIRDVLLPGEWDVCVTSYEMLIIEKAVFKKFNWRYLVIDEAHRIKNEKSKLSEIVREFKTTNRLLLTGTPLQNNLHELWALLNFLLPDVFNSSEDFDSWFDTNNCLGDQKLVERLHTVLRPFLLRRIKADVEKTLLPKKEIKIYVGLSKMQREWYTKILMKDIDILNSAGKMDKMRLLNVLMQLRKCCNHPYLFDGAEPGPPYTTDLHLVVNGGKMVVLDKLLPKMKEQGSRVLIFSQMTRMLDILEDYCMWKNYEYCRLDGQTPHEERQVSINAYNEPNSTKFIFMLSTRAGGLGINLATADVVILYDSDWNPQVDLQAMDRAHRIGQQKQVRVYRFITENTVEERIVERAEMKLRLDSIVIQQGRLVDPSANKLGKDEMLSIIRHGATHVFASKESEITDDDIDAILERGERKTMEMKEKLSSLGESSLRNFTMDTENTSVYTFEGEDYREKKKVITNWIEPPKRERKANYAVDAYFREALRVSEPKAPKAPRPPKQPNVQDFQFFPPRLFELLEKEILFYRKTIGYKVPRNPDIPNSAQVQKEEQAKIDEAEALTEEELEEKENLLQQGFTIWSKRDFNQFIKANEKWGRDDIENIAREVEGKTPEEVMEYSAVFWERCNELQDIEKIMAQIERGEARIQRRISIKKALDSKIGRYKAPFHQLRISYGTNKGKNYTEEEDRFLICMLHKLGFDKESVYDELRQCIRNSPQFRFDWFLKSRTAMELQRRCNTLITLIERENMELEEREKAEKKKRGPKSGSAQKRKAEGTPDGRGRRKKLKL from the exons ATGTCCGAAAGCGAAAACTGCGTTGAACAGCGGGAAGAACCAACTGAAGTTGAAGAAGCCGGAGGAGCGGAG GAAAAATCTGACTCTTCAGATGCTGGAAAAGAATCCTCATCAGAAGGTGGTGCTGATGCACAAGAtgcatcctcctcttcatcatctaAGACTAAAGAGTCCACTCCAGGTTACGAGGAGAAAGTG CAAACTGACCGAACAAACAGATTTGAATATCTGTTAAAGCAAACGGAGCTGTTTGCACATTTCATTCAACCAGCTGCACAGAAAACCCCAACCTCCCCCCTGAAGATGAAGCCGGGCCGTCCTCGGATCAAAAAAGACGAGAAGCAGAACCTGCTCTCTGCTGGAGA CAACCGGCACCGCCGCACCGAGCAAGAGGAGGACGAAGAGCTTCTCAACGAGAGCACAAAGACCACCAATGTGTGCACTCGCTTTGATGAGTCTCCCTCCT atgtgaaaacaggaaaaatgagGGACTACCAGGTCCGTGGTCTGAACTGGCTCATTTCTCTGTATGAAAATGGAATCAACGGCATCCTGGCAGATGAGATG GGACTGGGGAAGACCCTCCAGACCATCGCCCTGCTGGGTTACATGAAGCACTACAGAAACATTCCAGGTCCTCACATGGTGCTGGTCCCCAAGTCCACTCTGTACAACTGGATGAACGAGTTCAAGCGATGGGTGCCCTCTCTGCGCGCCGTCTGCCTGATCGGAGACCGGGATCAGCGT ACCGCCCTGATCAGAGACGTTCTGCTGCCAGGAGAGTGGGACGTCTGTGTCACGTCTTACGAAATGCTCATCATTGAAAAGGCCGTGTTTAAGAAGTTCAACTGGAGGTACCTGGTCATCGACGAAGCTCACAGGATCAAGAACGAGAAGTCAAAG CTGTCAGAAATTGTGCGTGAATTTAAAACCACCAACCGGCTGCTCCTGACTGGAACGCCACTTCAGAACAACCTGCATGAGCTCTGGGCTCTGCTCAACTTCCTGTTGCCTGATGTCTTCAACTCATCAGAG GATTTTGACTCATGGTTTGACACAAACAACTGCTTGGGCGACCAGAAGCTGGTTGAACGTCTTCACACT GTGCTTCGTCCTTTTTTGCTTCGTCGTATCAAAGCAGACGTCGAGAAAACTTTACTTCCCAAAAAAGAGATCAAGATTTACGTGGGTCTGAGTAAAATGCAGCGTGAGTG GTACACAAAGATTCTCATGAAGGACATCGACATCCTGAACTCTGCgggaaaaatggacaaaatgcgTCTGCTGAACGTCCTCATGCAGCTCAGGAAATGCTGCAACCATCCGTACCTGTTTGACGGGGCAGAGCCCGGCCCGCCCTACACCACCGACCTCCACCTGGTGGTGAACGGCGGCAAAATGGTGGTGCTGGACAAGCTGCTGCCCAAAATGAAAGAGCAGG gcTCCCGTGTGCTCATCTTCAGTCAGATGACCAGGATGCTGGACATCTTGGAGGATTACTGCATGTGGAAGAACTATGAGTATTGCCGTCTGGACGGACAAACGCCACATGAAGAAAGACAG GTCTCCATCAACGCGTACAACGAGCCGAACAGCACAAAGTTCATCTTCATGTTGAGCACGAGGGCCGGCGGTCTGGGCATCAACCTGGCTACAGCCGATGTAGTCATTCTCTACGACtcggactggaacccccaagtcGACCTGCAGGCGATG GACCGAGCTCACAGAATTGGTCAGCAGAAGCAGGTGCGTGTTTACCGTTTCATCACGGAAAACACTGTGGAGGAGAGAATCGTGGAGAGGGCTGAGATGAAACTGCGCCTGGACTCTATCGTCATCCAGCAGG gaaGACTTGTGGATCCAAGTGCAAACAAGCTGGGTAAAGACGAGATGTTGTCCATCATCCGGCACGGTGCCACACACGTGTTTGCTTCCAAAGAGAGCGAGATCACAGACGATGACATTGATGCGATCCTGGAGCGCGGAGAAAGAAAG ACCATGGAAATGAAAGAGAAGTTGTCATCTCTGGGTGAAAGCTCACTGAGGAACTTCACCATGGACACCGAGAACACCAGTGTGTACACGTTTGAAGGAGAGGActacagagagaagaaaaag gtTATCACCAACTGGATTGAGCCTCCCAAAAGAGAACGGAAAGCCAATTACGCCGTAGATGCATACTTCAGAGAAGCTCTGCGAGTCAGTGAGCCCAAAGCACCCAAG GCTCCTCGTCCACCGAAGCAGCCAAACGTTCAGGACTTTCAGTTCTTCCCTCCGCGTTTGTTTGAGCTCCTGGAGAAGGAGATCCTGTTCTACAGAAAGACCATCGGATACAAGGTTCCACGTAATCCCGACATCCCCAACTCGGCCCAGGTCCAAAAAGAAGAGCAGGCCAAGATCGACGAGGCCGAAGCTCTGactgaggaggagctggaggagaaagaGAATCTACTGCAACAG GGATTCACAATTTGGAGTAAACGTGACTTCAACCAGTTCATTAAAGCCAACGAGAAATGGGGAAGAGACGATATCGAGAACATTGCCAGAGAAGTCGAGGgaaaaacacctgaagaagTTATGGAATATTCTg ctgttttctggGAGCGCTGCAACGAGTTGCAGGATATTGAAAAGATCATGGCCCAGATCGAGAGAGGAGAAGCCAGAATTCAGAGAAGAATCAGCATCAAGAAAGCTCTGGACTCGAAG ATCGGACGCTACAAGGCTCCCTTCCATCAGCTCCGCATCTCCTACGGCACCAACAAGGGCAAGAACTACACGGAGGAGGAAGACCGCTTCCTCATCTGCATGCTGCACAAGCTGGGCTTTGACAAGGAGAGCGTCTACGACGAGCTCCGCCAGTGCATCCGCAACTCGCCTCAGTTCCGCTTCGACTGGTTCCTCAAATCCAGGACAGCCATG GAGCTGCAGAGGCGATGCAACACTCTGATCACACtgatagagagagagaacatggagctggaggagagagagaaggctgagaaaaagaagaggGGACCGAAGAGCGGCTCA GCGCAGAAACGTAAAGCAGAGGGAACCCCCGACGGCCGAGGACGCAGGAAGAAGCTCAAGTTGTGA